The nucleotide window AGGTGCGTCACCGGCAGGGTGCGCGCGTCGTCCTGCTCTTCATCCATCGCCCTAAGCAGCCTGACGGCCGACACGGGCCAGCCATGTGTAGGCAAAGCGGGCCTGTGTTGGATCGTGGTCGATGAGATTGAGGTAATGCACGGTACGCAGCCCCTCGACCGCTTTGATGAGAGCCGCCGCGCCTTTCGCCGCTAGCTGGGTTTTCAAAGCGCGCGCGCTCGCAGGACCGTAGACTCGATCTACTTCGACGTAGCCGCTCAGGGAGGCATTTTGCGAAAGCGCATTCAACGACCGCTGTAGGAATCCGACCGTCCGGGTAACGCCGAGGCTGACGGCGCAATCGAAGAGCGCACCGGCGAGCGCCCGGTCATCGATGTCCTCGCCGCCGATCGGGGCCCAGTAATAGGCGCGATAGAATTCCTCGACCGCGGCAATGAGCGCCGGGTCCGCCTCGAGCTTGGCACGGGAATAAACGCGCTGGTCGATGCGCGTCCAGCCAGGCCAATTCGGATGGTGTTTGCGCGAGATCCCGCGGTAGGTCTCGCCGCCGCGGTCAAAGGGATCATTGACGTAACCGCCTTCATAGGCGAGGGTCGCGGCGAGGACTTCCTTGAAATGCGGCATGACGTCGGCTCCTTTTTAGGGCTCAGATAATCCCCGCGTCTGGCGGGTGCGCCGAACGTGGGGCTATTGCCGTACAGACAGTTCCGTGGGGCGCTTACCGGGAGATCGCGCCCTACCCGTACGTAGCAACGGGCGAGCCGAGATCTTTAGGATTTAGGCTTTTTAAGCCTCAAAAGCGGGCGGGAGCTCTGCGGGGCGGGCGTTCGGCGGGCTTGTCCTTGGGGATCTCCTTGTCGATGTCCTCATGCGGATCGGCGAGCGTCGGGGTTGTGCGGTCGTCGATGTCCTGGGCGAGGGAGCGCCCGTCACGCCGCGGATAACTTTGAGGGTTGAGTCGTGGCATTATCGATGTCCTCCGTTCTCCCTTGGGGATCCCGCTTCCATCTCCCCGAAAAATATTCCTTGAGCGTCGTCGCTCAAGGGCGCGATCCCAAGGGCTGTTAACACATTGGCTTTAGGCACGGTACCCGTATAGAGCCGGGCGCCTGCGCGCTTCGCAAGAAACCCAAATATCTCAGCGGTTAGCGGTTCCTGACTGGGGAGCATGCGCAGCGGGTAGATTGCTCCTTCGCTATACGCGACCGGCTGCGGGTTGGCGACTTCGTAATCTCGCGCGGTTTGCGGATCTTTGAGCAGAAGTACGGGCACGGGGAAATCGTAACCCCCGGGCACGCGAATGGAACCGCTTGCGAACTTTCGGCCTTCTACTGCTGCATAAAGCCGGGGAGTCTTGCCCTCACCCGCACCTCGTTCCATGCACGGCGCTCCGTAAATTCTAAAGTTCTATCCCGCAATCCCGACAACGTGGCCTAGAAGGTAATAACCACGCGGCTTACGGCACACTTATACTTTATTAATTTGTGCCGCGAAAACTAAAAGGTTTTGGATTTCGTAATGGCTCAACCTCAACTCTTGATCGCGCTCGACTACGATAAAACCTACACGGCTGATCCGGTGTTGTGGGAAACCTTTATTGCGGCCGCCAAACAGAGGGGGCATTCCGTAATCATTGCCACCATGCGTTACCCACAAGAAGGAGCCGAAATAGAGCAATTACTTGGCTCAAGGGTTGACACGATCGTTTACACGAGCCGACAGGCGAAGTACGACGAAGTGCAACGGCAGGGATTCTACCCTTCGATCTGGGTGGACGACTCCCCGCACTTTCTATTTCATGCAGGCGAACCTTAACCGATTTCGCGGCCCTTTGACCGCGCGTACTACGAACCGCGGTAACGACTTCGCGCACCTCAGCCGATACCTCGATAACCGAGGGCTGCCCGCGGCTTTCGGGGCATGTAACACTATCCAATGTAGTGTTTCAGTTTTCGCGCCTCTCAACGCTGAAAGGGTCTCTTTTACGCTAAAATGAGGCCCGAAATGAAACAAAAGCCTATACAACGGTTTCATAGTCTGTATGACGACGATGGACAGCGAAAATACCTGACCCTGGACGAGCGCCAGGCATTCGCCGAAGTGGCGAATCAGGAGGAAGGGATCGCGCTGACTTTCTGCGGCATGCTCCTGCACACCGGCTGCCGGATCAGCGAGGCGCTTGCGCTCACCGCCGATCGGGTCGATCTCAAACAAAAGAAGATCGTGATCGAATCGCTCAAGAAGCGGCGCAACGGCGTCTATCGCTCGGTCCCCGTACCGGACATATTCCTCAAGGAGCTCGACCTCGTGCATGGTGTTCGCGCGGCGCAGGCCGCGAAGGCCCGCGGCAGGCGCCAGCGGCTCTGGCCTTGGTCACGTACGACCGCCTGGCGGCTCATCAAACGGGTGCTACGGGAGGCGGGTATCGACGGGGGTCAATGCGCAACCGCGAAAGGGCTGCGCCACGGGTTCGCTAAAGGCCCGAGAAGGCGCGCGGCGTTGGCTCGAGTTCTTCGAGGTTGTTGGTTCCGCCTTCGCGCACCTCGAACGGTCGCCGCTGGTACCAGGATACGAACAACTTGATCGACGCAGCACATTTGTAGAGGTCGCCAACGCGGAGAGTAAACTTCGGGTTCTTGAGCAACTCCGCGGATTCAGCCTTGCGGTCGGTGCGATCACCACTGAGAAAAGACCCGTGGAGCTACCACCTTGTGATTCTCGACTCGCAGAACAAGAGAGTACATCCGCCCCTTCGCGAAGACGGCACTCGAGGACGCGACCGCTGCGTATGCTGCCGCGGAGAACCGTGCGAAAAGCGGCGAACCATTAGAAGTGGTGCTCGTATCAGCGGGTCCGAACGAACTACTGAGGCGTGCATACCCAAACTACTTTCTTGACACCCACGGGTTCATAGAAAGGGTTGTACAAGTTATCAGGGAGGTCAATCGTTTGACGGCTAACAAGCCGCCGCATCGCCGTGCCGCTCGCGCTCCGGCGGCGGGTGAGCGCGAACGCTGATAGATCCCCACAAAATTCACGCTTCATTGGCGGTTGAAATGAGGGCGAGCAAGGTCTGGTGTGCCTGGATGAGTTCGCTCTGCCCCACTCCCGCGCATAACATCCCGCCGCTCGGCGGTAGGAGCTCGCGTTAAGTACGCATGCTCGCCGGCTGATCCGTTTAGCAAAAAGCGGGTACTGCGGCTACCGTGGGTAGCAATATAGTAGCAATGGAGAATACAGACAGGTGCTATTATTTCATAGCTTATTGATTTATTTGGCGCGCCCGGAGGGACTCGAACCCCCGACCCCTGGTTCGAAGCCCGTTGCTCGTTCTCGTACTATAAGTATATAAATCAAACAGTTATGGCTTTCGCGTTGTGACATAAGAAACACTATACGACCGTTATGAATCAATAACCTAGGAGCAATGATAGGCGTCGAATGTCACACATTTTAGTAGGTGATCGGTGAACCCCTTCAGTATGGGCGAAGACGGTTCAAAGGAAGTGAACCTATGGGTCCGAGAATTAAGCTGCAAGAGGTGCCGCCGGAGACGTGCGCGCAGTTCCAGGATCTAGAGGAACTGCTCGATCCGCCCTTTGCGGCTCTGTCTGACCGCGCTCGTCCAGGACGTGAGCCGCGCAGACAAGAGCGCCCGGGCCTCGCCATAGTGTAGCCAGCGATATTAAGGTCACGGCTACCTCTTGCGTCGCAGCGAGATAGTACCGTGCCACCTTGCCGGCGCCGTAGGGCTCCGTCTCGCGAAACACTTGGCCCCACGGAAAGTCGAGGTTCCTGAGCGAGGTCTCTTCCTCCACCTCGCGCCGCGCCGCCTCAAACGGGTCTTCCGTGGGCTCGACGATCCCCTTGGGGAAGTCCCAGTAGTTGTACGCGCGCAGCAACAGATAACGGCATTCGTGGTTTACCTGGTGGGTGACAACCATCCCCGCCGAGAGCGTCTTTACCTTCATTTGGGTCTTCACGATTTATCCGGGGGTTCTCACGCTCTGCGATCGGGTGCGCGCCCCAGCCCTTTCGATACCATATCCACCCTGCACCCCTCGCCCGGTGATACCGACGAAAAGTCTTGCTATCGACGGCAAGACGATGTGCAACGCCCTCGACGACCAAGGGCATCAAACCCACATCATGGTGTAGTCGGTCATCAGACCCAGACCTCCTACACCCAAAAAAAGTCGGTGCCCTGCCGATCTGGCGTCGATCGAGTTTTTGGACAGTACGCGGTCCAGTTCATGCTGTCTACCAGGAAGGGGAGCTTACGATTCAATCGCACGTACCGGGAGGAAGTGCTGAGTGCCTACCTGTTCGACGCGCTCGCCGAAGTTCGGCAGATCACAATTGAGTGGCTCGAGCGCTACAACGAAGTCAGACCGCACGACGCGCTGGGAAGCCTGCCGCCGGCGCGTTTCCGCGAGCGCCTGATCGCCGCGGTAACTCCAGTTTAGAACTGTCTACTTGACGGGGGAGCTTACGCACCTGCTTCGGTGCAAATGCAGCCAAGCACTGCTTGTGTGACCGTGGCGGCTTAGTCCAGACCCGGTGAACTTTTGTTGACCGCTTGCAGATGCAGCAGGGTTTTTCAAGCCACGAGCATTCTTCGTGATAATCCGGTGGTGAAGGCCATTTCCGGTTTATCTTGATCGAACGGCCACAATGTCTGCACGGCTTTTCGTACCAAAGAGCATCATGTTTAGCTTTGCACGACTTACACATCTGTGGAGGGGAGTCCCAGTCACAATGAACCTTAATAGCCCCACCACACTCACCGCAGCGTATTTCGTACCACTTCGCCGCACGCTTGTCCATGCAAACA belongs to Pseudomonadota bacterium and includes:
- a CDS encoding tyrosine-type recombinase/integrase gives rise to the protein MKQKPIQRFHSLYDDDGQRKYLTLDERQAFAEVANQEEGIALTFCGMLLHTGCRISEALALTADRVDLKQKKIVIESLKKRRNGVYRSVPVPDIFLKELDLVHGVRAAQAAKARGRRQRLWPWSRTTAWRLIKRVLREAGIDGGQCATAKGLRHGFAKGPRRRAALARVLRGCWFRLRAPRTVAAGTRIRTT
- a CDS encoding NUDIX domain-containing protein, giving the protein MKTQMKVKTLSAGMVVTHQVNHECRYLLLRAYNYWDFPKGIVEPTEDPFEAARREVEEETSLRNLDFPWGQVFRETEPYGAGKVARYYLAATQEVAVTLISLATLWRGPGALVCAAHVLDERGQTEPQRADRAVPLDPGTARTSPAAPLAA